From Pseudovibrio sp. Tun.PSC04-5.I4, a single genomic window includes:
- a CDS encoding sugar-binding domain-containing protein, translated as MTETTPLRINRETLRMVEICRMYYEKELTQAEIALSVGISRPAVSKILSDARKQGIVRIEVVSPMGSDEDLMAEFCKYFNVQAGIIIPTSAKEEKLVQRLLVSQAAGYIDNLLPEMKNVGLGWGETIGELTEKLQASITQASPDHKVCPVIGSAPFPIKSMQANELARLFSEKIGFTPQYLHAPAFPNARADKELFEDTFEFQTIYKLWSELDTVILSVDTYPVVPDQATAVRFGDKLKTGKAVGVIDTYFFDKNGNFIESEDDLVVRIPRDLIRNTERVIAIVGGTEKAEALRGALMTGLITDLIVDELTARATLKFHEDNL; from the coding sequence GTGACAGAGACGACCCCTTTGAGGATTAACCGCGAGACTCTGCGGATGGTCGAGATCTGTCGGATGTACTACGAGAAGGAACTGACACAGGCCGAAATTGCTCTGTCTGTGGGCATCTCCCGTCCGGCTGTAAGCAAAATCCTCTCTGATGCCCGCAAACAAGGCATTGTGCGCATTGAAGTTGTCTCCCCCATGGGCAGCGATGAAGATCTCATGGCTGAGTTTTGCAAGTACTTTAACGTACAAGCAGGCATCATCATTCCCACGAGTGCAAAAGAAGAGAAACTTGTTCAGAGACTGCTGGTGTCTCAGGCTGCGGGCTATATCGACAATCTTCTGCCAGAGATGAAAAATGTAGGCCTTGGTTGGGGCGAAACAATTGGCGAGCTTACCGAAAAACTCCAGGCAAGCATAACGCAAGCAAGCCCAGACCATAAGGTGTGCCCGGTAATCGGCAGCGCACCATTTCCAATCAAATCGATGCAAGCAAATGAGTTAGCCCGGCTTTTCTCCGAGAAAATCGGGTTTACACCTCAATATTTACACGCCCCGGCATTTCCCAATGCGCGCGCTGATAAAGAATTGTTTGAGGATACCTTCGAGTTTCAAACCATCTACAAGCTTTGGTCAGAGTTGGATACGGTCATCCTCAGCGTCGACACGTATCCGGTTGTACCCGATCAAGCAACTGCAGTGAGATTTGGCGATAAGTTGAAGACTGGAAAGGCCGTTGGCGTAATAGACACCTATTTCTTCGACAAGAACGGTAACTTTATTGAAAGTGAAGACGATCTTGTTGTGCGCATCCCTCGGGACTTAATCCGGAATACAGAACGTGTCATTGCGATTGTCGGCGGCACAGAAAAAGCCGAGGCATTACGCGGCGCCTTGATGACAGGATTGATCACCGACCTGATCGTAGATGAGCTCACCGCACGGGCTACACTTAAGTTCCACGAAGATAATCTTTGA
- a CDS encoding dihydroxyacetone kinase subunit DhaK: MAMKKFINDPETLTAEMLEGMICAFPDKIKLVSGKLLCRKTEKSSDKVAVLTLGGSGHEPALQGWVGEGMLDISVVGDVFAAPGPPTVVEAMRALKRDAGILLVTLNHAGDVMSAEMAKQIAAAEGILVKEVLTNEEIRPTEDEEGRGLGGCFIVYKMAGAAAEQGKNLDEVYRIASKVNENTATIAVLSEIATHPSTGGDCGEIGADEMEICAGQHGEGGGIRMPMKSAKDTADLLAERIVKKLKLKSGDEVLLVINGSGKSTLMELLITFKDATKYFEAAGIKVVQGEAGEYLTVQEAAGYQMIACKLDDELKQLWTEPCDTPYYRVR, encoded by the coding sequence ATGGCGATGAAAAAATTCATCAACGACCCTGAAACTTTGACCGCTGAAATGTTGGAGGGAATGATTTGCGCTTTCCCCGACAAAATCAAGCTCGTTTCGGGTAAATTGCTCTGCCGTAAGACGGAAAAAAGCTCAGACAAAGTTGCTGTTTTAACGCTTGGTGGCTCAGGTCACGAACCGGCTCTGCAGGGTTGGGTTGGCGAAGGCATGCTTGATATCTCCGTAGTCGGTGATGTTTTCGCGGCTCCGGGACCTCCAACCGTCGTTGAAGCGATGCGCGCTCTGAAACGAGATGCTGGCATACTCCTCGTTACTCTCAACCATGCTGGCGACGTAATGAGCGCTGAAATGGCAAAGCAGATTGCCGCAGCTGAAGGCATCCTTGTGAAGGAGGTTCTCACCAACGAAGAGATCCGCCCAACTGAGGATGAAGAAGGACGCGGACTTGGTGGTTGCTTTATCGTTTACAAAATGGCGGGTGCTGCAGCTGAACAGGGCAAAAACCTTGATGAAGTCTATCGCATTGCCAGCAAGGTGAATGAAAACACAGCAACCATTGCCGTGCTATCTGAAATCGCAACACATCCATCAACCGGTGGTGACTGCGGCGAGATTGGTGCAGACGAAATGGAAATCTGCGCTGGTCAGCACGGTGAAGGCGGCGGCATACGCATGCCTATGAAATCCGCAAAGGATACAGCTGATCTGCTTGCTGAAAGAATTGTCAAAAAGCTGAAGCTTAAGTCCGGTGATGAAGTTCTCTTGGTCATTAACGGGTCAGGCAAGTCCACTCTGATGGAATTGCTGATCACTTTCAAAGACGCAACGAAGTACTTTGAAGCGGCTGGAATTAAAGTGGTTCAGGGTGAAGCAGGTGAATACCTGACAGTTCAGGAAGCAGCTGGTTATCAGATGATCGCCTGCAAGCTTGATGATGAACTGAAGCAACTTTGGACCGAACCTTGCGACACGCCCTACTACCGGGTTCGCTAA
- the dhaL gene encoding dihydroxyacetone kinase subunit DhaL, translating into MSKKLTKAQFIEMLKAAAAIIEERHPMLSKLDEATGDGDHGVTILRTMRAVTHAISENSEKPLSELIKSIAMKIMMCDGGSTSPLLGSYFLGLATKAPDDELTSEQTANMFEAGLVGFKATSKAEPGNKTMMDAFAPATEALVGELRKSGEIETAFSLAAEKAAEGAEKTKAYVAKFGRARLMGERSIGHLDPGATSISFLFEGFATAL; encoded by the coding sequence ATGTCAAAAAAATTAACAAAGGCCCAATTCATAGAAATGCTGAAAGCAGCAGCAGCTATCATTGAAGAGCGCCATCCAATGCTTTCCAAACTGGATGAAGCAACTGGTGATGGCGATCACGGTGTCACGATCCTCAGAACAATGAGAGCTGTTACACATGCCATTAGTGAAAACAGCGAGAAGCCCTTAAGTGAGCTCATCAAGAGCATCGCGATGAAAATCATGATGTGCGATGGCGGGTCCACCAGCCCTCTGCTGGGCTCTTACTTCCTTGGTCTGGCAACCAAAGCACCTGATGATGAGCTTACTTCTGAGCAAACCGCGAACATGTTCGAAGCAGGGCTCGTCGGCTTTAAGGCCACCAGCAAAGCTGAGCCTGGCAATAAAACCATGATGGACGCCTTTGCTCCGGCAACTGAGGCTCTTGTGGGTGAACTTCGCAAATCCGGTGAAATTGAAACGGCCTTTAGTTTGGCTGCGGAGAAAGCTGCCGAAGGCGCTGAAAAAACGAAGGCATACGTCGCCAAGTTTGGCCGAGCCCGACTGATGGGAGAACGTTCCATAGGTCATCTAGACCCGGGAGCTACGAGCATCAGCTTCCTGTTTGAAGGATTTGCCACAGCGCTCTGA
- the lsrF gene encoding 3-hydroxy-5-phosphonooxypentane-2,4-dione thiolase: MADLDDIREGKDFGLDKPLETSGFYLKGCDHLDWGIKDRLSRIFRPDTGRTVMLAFDHGFIMGPTSGLERIDLNIVPIAKYADCLMAARGIIRSSIPPLLQKPICLRSDAGSSILTELNHNVVLDVTDAARLNASALAIMVAIGDSATEAKTVANLYKAVDEGQKFGIPVMGVTAVGKDMARDAKYFSLASRICAENGANVVKTYYCEGFEKVTASCPVPIVIAGGKKLPELEALELAYRAIDQGAAGVDMGRNVFQSEAPAAMIQAVSGVVHDNLKPDQAFDLFQTLKAS; the protein is encoded by the coding sequence ATGGCGGATCTCGATGATATCAGAGAAGGCAAAGACTTCGGGCTGGACAAACCGTTAGAAACAAGCGGATTTTACCTGAAAGGCTGCGACCATCTGGATTGGGGCATCAAAGACAGATTGAGCCGCATTTTCCGGCCAGACACCGGTCGTACGGTAATGCTGGCCTTTGATCACGGCTTCATAATGGGGCCAACATCGGGCCTGGAACGTATCGACCTGAACATCGTGCCCATTGCCAAATACGCAGACTGTTTGATGGCTGCACGCGGCATAATCCGATCAAGTATTCCGCCACTTCTGCAAAAACCCATATGCCTCCGTTCCGACGCTGGCTCGTCCATTCTCACAGAGCTTAATCACAACGTCGTTCTGGATGTGACCGATGCGGCTCGCCTCAACGCTTCTGCTCTGGCGATAATGGTGGCCATTGGCGACAGCGCGACGGAAGCCAAGACAGTTGCAAATTTATATAAGGCAGTCGATGAAGGGCAAAAATTCGGTATTCCTGTCATGGGGGTAACAGCTGTGGGTAAAGACATGGCCCGCGACGCCAAGTACTTCTCCCTTGCATCCCGTATTTGCGCGGAAAATGGAGCCAACGTGGTAAAAACATACTACTGCGAAGGCTTTGAAAAGGTAACGGCTTCCTGCCCAGTCCCTATTGTAATCGCTGGTGGCAAAAAACTTCCCGAACTGGAAGCTTTAGAGCTGGCTTACCGGGCAATTGATCAAGGTGCTGCAGGTGTCGATATGGGCCGCAATGTCTTCCAATCAGAAGCTCCAGCAGCAATGATTCAGGCGGTCTCAGGTGTCGTTCATGATAACCTGAAGCCAGATCAAGCATTCGACTTATTCCAAACGCTGAAAGCAAGTTAA
- a CDS encoding helix-turn-helix transcriptional regulator: protein MTPLLDQSITDIFRTFMNEEPLENAVKQLKDKYSEFPFAINVQNLLDNQYDFRSVLNVDKSFHETFAPVAELNPLPGLLKNASLDEPCRPHRHVHQDEVHRDYMGLFIEPNSNIDRAITLLIDRQQGLCSYVNISLPSTVSDEDEDQLYEEVRYLQPFFHNAFHLSLQRRMREAVAPAKGLGKFWLEQMPFSALVVDEQCRVQVLNKRAEDLLSSHTNLQVGRYKRFSAKGNDEAVALDSAIKQTISTGLPPSPVVIRNEFGPNTLIFINPVDKKHDAPDYLARFLARPNYCLLMVFDPTDFVEVPDKIIGHLLNLTPKETEVVKALTSGSSTREAADQLGITYNTARNHIANISRRLDVGSQTEIVRLVMTTLSRYPWRK from the coding sequence ATGACACCGCTATTGGACCAGAGCATTACAGATATCTTTCGGACCTTCATGAATGAAGAGCCATTGGAAAATGCCGTAAAACAACTTAAGGACAAATATTCTGAATTTCCGTTTGCTATCAACGTACAAAACCTATTGGACAATCAATACGACTTCCGCAGTGTGCTCAACGTCGATAAGTCGTTTCATGAAACGTTTGCACCAGTCGCAGAGTTAAACCCTCTGCCCGGCCTCTTAAAAAATGCGTCTCTGGATGAACCCTGTCGTCCGCATCGCCATGTTCATCAGGATGAGGTTCATCGCGATTATATGGGCCTGTTCATTGAACCCAACAGCAACATCGATCGCGCAATAACACTTTTGATCGACAGGCAGCAAGGGCTGTGTTCCTACGTTAATATTAGCCTACCTTCAACGGTCTCGGATGAAGACGAGGACCAGCTCTATGAGGAGGTCCGGTATCTACAGCCCTTTTTCCACAATGCATTCCATTTATCCTTGCAACGGCGGATGCGAGAAGCGGTCGCTCCAGCGAAAGGTTTAGGTAAATTCTGGTTGGAGCAAATGCCGTTCTCAGCGTTGGTGGTGGATGAGCAATGTCGCGTTCAGGTGCTCAATAAGCGCGCGGAGGATCTATTGTCTTCGCACACAAACCTGCAGGTCGGGCGCTACAAACGATTTTCCGCCAAAGGCAATGATGAAGCCGTAGCACTGGACAGCGCTATCAAACAAACCATCTCCACAGGTCTGCCACCAAGTCCGGTGGTAATCAGGAATGAGTTTGGTCCCAATACTCTGATTTTCATCAATCCCGTTGATAAGAAACACGATGCCCCGGACTACCTCGCTCGCTTTTTGGCCAGACCAAATTACTGTCTGTTGATGGTGTTTGATCCAACGGACTTTGTTGAGGTGCCCGATAAGATAATTGGCCATTTGCTCAACCTCACACCTAAAGAGACTGAGGTAGTGAAAGCGTTGACCAGTGGTTCTTCAACCCGTGAAGCAGCGGATCAATTGGGCATAACTTACAATACGGCCCGCAATCATATCGCCAATATATCCCGCCGGTTGGATGTAGGATCACAGACGGAGATTGTGCGATTGGTAATGACCACACTCTCTCGCTATCCTTGGAGGAAATAA
- a CDS encoding pentapeptide repeat-containing protein, with the protein MLTSDTYSVLTQAKFANLIASGKPIENAILLVQSLETEDLTDQHFINCKIEEGSTLDSVDLRDTHWKACQFLDCSFKNCDLRQATFENCDFYHPETRAGANFRFSDLSNCEFSNCDLRLTHFPNAELFCVSFQSCKMSGTGFEKCDFGKVLSKRALKPRASFLDCQLTYANLSDLDLEECTLTDCNLSGANLENTILRSANLKNSSLSDTETDRLDLSYADLRGGQVGALQLRSLKDYRGLIISASQQHLLLNGLGIKVDPD; encoded by the coding sequence ATGCTTACCTCAGACACTTATAGCGTCCTCACCCAAGCGAAATTCGCAAATCTCATTGCCTCTGGTAAACCAATTGAAAATGCAATCCTGCTTGTTCAATCTCTTGAGACAGAGGATCTCACGGATCAACACTTCATCAATTGTAAAATTGAAGAAGGAAGCACGCTGGACTCTGTGGATCTGAGAGATACCCACTGGAAGGCCTGCCAGTTTCTCGACTGTTCGTTTAAAAACTGCGACCTGCGGCAGGCAACCTTTGAGAACTGCGATTTCTACCATCCAGAAACTCGTGCTGGCGCTAACTTCCGCTTCAGCGACCTATCCAATTGTGAATTTTCCAATTGCGATTTGCGACTTACGCACTTTCCAAATGCCGAGCTGTTTTGCGTTTCCTTTCAGAGTTGCAAGATGAGCGGGACCGGTTTTGAGAAATGTGACTTCGGTAAGGTGTTGAGCAAGCGCGCGCTCAAACCGCGCGCTTCGTTTTTGGACTGCCAGCTCACCTATGCGAACCTGTCAGATCTGGATTTGGAGGAATGCACCCTGACTGACTGCAACCTTTCAGGTGCCAATTTGGAAAACACTATCTTGCGCAGCGCAAACCTCAAAAATTCGAGCCTTAGCGACACTGAAACGGATCGTCTGGATCTCTCCTATGCAGACCTTAGAGGCGGGCAAGTTGGTGCGCTCCAATTGAGATCCCTAAAAGACTACCGGGGTCTCATTATATCTGCCAGCCAACAGCATCTGCTGCTGAACGGTTTAGGCATTAAAGTTGATCCGGATTAA
- a CDS encoding TRAP transporter substrate-binding protein, whose amino-acid sequence MFRKSHFIGAVLTSALLVGATVADAKTLKVSHNLPTDNPANISLEFMAKRVDELSGGDLKMRIFANAQLGTQRESVELMQNGLLDMARSNAAEMEAFEESYSALTLPYIFESEDHFYKTLTSDVAEDIFMSSKDKGFIGLAFMVDGSRSFYANKEINSPADLKGMKIRVQPSPSAIQMVELLGGAPTPISFGELYSALQQGVVDGAENNPQALVDVRHGEVAKIYSRDEHTMIPGVLMISTKVWDGLEADDQKTLKTAAREMMDFHRDLYNTQTLEAIEAAKTKLEVKFVEVEKAPFIKAVLPMHDALSEKSPKMADLVARIKGLAK is encoded by the coding sequence ATGTTCCGTAAATCTCATTTTATCGGTGCTGTACTCACCTCCGCTTTGTTGGTTGGCGCAACTGTTGCAGACGCTAAAACCCTTAAGGTTAGCCACAACTTGCCGACAGACAACCCAGCGAACATCTCTCTGGAGTTCATGGCGAAACGCGTTGACGAGCTTTCTGGCGGCGATCTTAAAATGCGCATTTTCGCTAACGCGCAGCTCGGCACACAACGTGAATCTGTTGAACTGATGCAGAATGGCCTTTTGGACATGGCACGTTCTAATGCAGCTGAAATGGAAGCATTTGAAGAGTCATACTCCGCTCTGACCCTGCCTTACATTTTTGAAAGCGAAGATCACTTCTACAAAACTCTGACTTCTGATGTTGCTGAAGACATTTTCATGTCATCAAAAGACAAGGGCTTTATTGGTCTTGCATTCATGGTTGATGGGTCGCGTTCATTCTACGCGAACAAAGAAATCAACAGCCCGGCAGACCTGAAAGGCATGAAGATCCGCGTACAGCCTTCCCCATCCGCAATTCAGATGGTTGAGCTTCTCGGCGGCGCGCCTACTCCAATCTCCTTCGGTGAGCTGTACTCCGCTCTGCAGCAGGGTGTTGTTGACGGTGCAGAAAATAACCCACAGGCACTGGTGGACGTACGCCACGGTGAAGTTGCAAAAATATACTCCCGCGACGAACACACCATGATCCCAGGTGTTCTGATGATCTCCACCAAAGTGTGGGATGGTCTGGAAGCTGACGATCAGAAAACTCTGAAAACAGCTGCTCGCGAAATGATGGACTTCCACCGCGATCTTTACAACACGCAGACTCTTGAAGCGATTGAAGCTGCAAAGACCAAGCTTGAAGTGAAATTCGTTGAAGTTGAAAAAGCTCCATTCATCAAGGCAGTTCTGCCAATGCATGACGCGCTTTCCGAAAAATCCCCTAAAATGGCTGATCTGGTTGCACGCATCAAAGGTCTTGCTAAATAA
- a CDS encoding FAD-dependent oxidoreductase, producing the protein MAEKCDFLVIGGGIAGIGAASQLAPNAKTILLEMEATIGFHSTGRSAAIFSRNYGNAVIRALNLASEGTLRNPQGICEGPVLTQCRV; encoded by the coding sequence ATGGCAGAGAAGTGCGATTTTTTGGTCATTGGCGGAGGCATCGCTGGCATTGGCGCAGCATCTCAGCTGGCACCAAACGCCAAAACAATACTGCTTGAAATGGAGGCGACCATTGGCTTCCACTCTACAGGTCGCTCTGCCGCTATTTTCAGTCGCAATTATGGCAATGCCGTTATTCGTGCGCTCAATTTAGCCTCTGAAGGGACCTTGAGAAATCCGCAAGGCATCTGCGAAGGACCTGTCCTAACACAATGTAGGGTTTGA
- a CDS encoding cytochrome b/b6 domain-containing protein — translation MTNQQYVRSSRILHWLMALGFLAMWLIGYVMTLPSVDETELQESLFDLHISIGVTLLGLLLVRVVIRLVNRPPALPEGLSSWEKVGSHLGHLGLYLLPLIVMVVAWAEVDFGGYGVKWFTIAMPKVFPTMETFAGVNLEEATALAHKWLAWSLLGLVAVHVAAVLKHRYWDGHDVIYRMSLRNMRK, via the coding sequence ATGACCAATCAACAATATGTGCGCTCGTCTCGAATACTGCATTGGCTGATGGCCCTCGGCTTTTTGGCTATGTGGTTGATCGGGTATGTCATGACCCTTCCATCAGTTGACGAAACTGAATTGCAAGAAAGCCTCTTCGATCTCCATATTTCCATCGGCGTCACCCTTTTAGGATTGCTGTTGGTTCGCGTTGTTATTCGTCTCGTCAACCGTCCTCCAGCTTTACCAGAGGGACTAAGCTCTTGGGAAAAGGTTGGCTCTCATCTCGGACACCTAGGTCTTTATCTGCTGCCACTCATAGTAATGGTTGTTGCATGGGCTGAGGTTGATTTTGGTGGGTATGGCGTCAAGTGGTTTACTATCGCTATGCCAAAAGTGTTCCCAACGATGGAGACGTTTGCTGGCGTGAATTTGGAAGAGGCAACAGCTCTGGCACACAAATGGTTGGCATGGTCCTTATTGGGACTGGTTGCAGTTCACGTTGCTGCGGTTTTGAAGCACCGTTATTGGGATGGCCATGATGTGATTTATCGCATGAGCCTTCGCAACATGAGGAAATAG
- a CDS encoding RidA family protein, whose amino-acid sequence MSDIIRLDKSTRMSQVVIYNGIVHLSGQVDTKGTTAAEQTRAILANIDSLLEQAGSNKSRILQATIWLNDVADFAEMNSIWDAWVDAENPPARACGECKLAMDGLKVEILITAAVSA is encoded by the coding sequence ATGTCTGATATTATCCGCCTCGACAAAAGCACCCGCATGAGCCAAGTCGTTATTTACAATGGCATCGTTCATCTTTCCGGTCAGGTCGATACCAAAGGGACAACGGCCGCCGAACAGACCCGCGCTATTCTGGCAAACATTGACTCTCTTCTGGAGCAGGCTGGTTCCAACAAGTCCCGTATTCTTCAAGCTACTATTTGGTTGAACGATGTTGCTGACTTTGCAGAAATGAACTCCATTTGGGATGCATGGGTTGATGCTGAGAACCCACCAGCCCGTGCTTGCGGTGAATGTAAGCTGGCAATGGATGGTCTGAAGGTTGAAATTCTGATCACAGCGGCAGTTTCGGCTTAA